Proteins co-encoded in one Bacillus paramycoides genomic window:
- a CDS encoding L,D-transpeptidase, protein MPYLLSFILCLSLSPIWPLGDNPRAGDPFIIVNKATNKLAYIDDGKIQKVFPVATGKTNELTPEGTFDIVMKAKDPYYIAKNIPGGSPKNPLGSRWMGFNARGTDGSKYGIHGTNQPSSIGKYISQGCIRMKKNDVEYLFDRIPIGTKVWIVKSKKSFQQLAKEKGAIAYEKANGKVGFFYCNKLS, encoded by the coding sequence ATGCCGTATCTTCTCTCTTTCATATTATGTCTTTCTTTATCGCCTATTTGGCCTCTTGGTGATAATCCACGTGCCGGGGATCCTTTTATTATTGTAAATAAAGCGACGAATAAATTAGCTTATATTGACGATGGGAAGATTCAAAAGGTTTTTCCAGTTGCGACAGGGAAAACAAATGAATTAACTCCAGAGGGAACTTTTGATATTGTCATGAAAGCAAAGGATCCATATTATATTGCGAAGAATATTCCAGGGGGATCCCCGAAAAATCCACTTGGATCTAGGTGGATGGGATTTAATGCAAGAGGAACTGATGGGAGTAAGTATGGAATACATGGAACAAACCAACCGAGTTCAATTGGAAAGTATATTTCACAAGGATGTATAAGAATGAAGAAAAATGATGTGGAATATTTATTTGATCGCATTCCGATTGGAACGAAAGTATGGATTGTAAAATCGAAAAAATCATTTCAGCAATTGGCAAAAGAAAAAGGAGCCATTGCATATGAAAAAGCCAACGGAAAGGTTGGTTTTTTCTATTGTAATAAGTTGTCTTGA
- a CDS encoding FtsW/RodA/SpoVE family cell cycle protein — protein sequence MKRSTEFLKSLDVKLILILLALCVTSIAAIYSSQQTGQYGEANFAMKQGLNYIIGVVLLLLVASIDLDQLQKLSWPLYIVGFASLILLKILPVSTFTPEKLGAKRWFVFPLLGQIQPSEFFKISLLLVVASIAVKHNAQYMARTFQTDLKLVGKIVLVSLPPIAVVYSQPDTGMVFLYAAAIACILFMSGIQKKLIALCTVIPVTILSALIFIYVRYEDFFFNKLVTLLKPHQQSRILGWLDPFEHTDQGYQTQQSILAVGSGGMEGKGFGEGNVYIPEKHTDFIFATIAEEGGFIVAALVVFLFLLLLYRTIIIGYSADNLFGTLLCAGSIGILTVQIFQNIGMIVGLMPVKGIALPFLSYGGSSLFSNMIMMGLILSVRKTYKKYMFSVK from the coding sequence ATGAAAAGAAGTACCGAGTTTCTAAAAAGTTTAGATGTAAAATTAATATTAATTTTGTTAGCATTATGTGTTACGAGTATAGCTGCTATATATAGCAGTCAGCAAACTGGCCAATATGGAGAGGCGAACTTTGCGATGAAACAAGGTTTGAACTACATAATTGGGGTTGTATTGTTATTGCTTGTTGCAAGCATTGACTTAGATCAACTACAAAAATTGTCTTGGCCGCTTTATATCGTTGGATTTGCTTCACTTATTCTTTTGAAAATACTACCGGTTTCCACTTTCACACCTGAAAAATTAGGTGCAAAAAGATGGTTTGTATTTCCGTTACTTGGACAAATTCAACCATCTGAGTTTTTCAAAATTTCATTGCTTCTCGTGGTAGCAAGTATAGCAGTGAAACATAATGCACAGTATATGGCAAGGACATTCCAAACGGACTTAAAATTAGTAGGTAAAATTGTACTAGTATCCCTCCCGCCTATTGCTGTTGTATATAGCCAACCGGATACAGGGATGGTGTTCTTATATGCTGCTGCAATTGCATGTATTTTATTTATGTCAGGTATTCAGAAGAAATTGATAGCGTTATGTACAGTTATTCCAGTTACCATATTATCTGCATTAATATTTATTTACGTAAGGTATGAGGATTTCTTCTTTAATAAGTTAGTTACGCTACTAAAACCGCACCAACAATCACGTATTTTAGGTTGGTTAGATCCATTTGAACATACAGACCAAGGTTATCAAACACAGCAATCGATTTTAGCTGTAGGTAGTGGCGGTATGGAAGGGAAAGGGTTTGGCGAAGGGAACGTCTATATCCCTGAGAAGCATACTGACTTTATTTTCGCTACAATTGCCGAAGAAGGTGGATTTATTGTAGCAGCGTTAGTTGTATTCTTGTTCCTATTACTACTATATAGAACAATTATTATCGGTTATTCTGCTGATAATTTATTCGGTACATTATTATGTGCTGGATCGATTGGGATATTAACGGTTCAAATATTCCAAAACATCGGTATGATCGTTGGATTAATGCCTGTAAAAGGGATTGCATTACCGTTCTTATCATATGGGGGAAGTTCCTTGTTCTCAAATATGATTATGATGGGTCTTATATTATCCGTACGAAAAACGTATAAAAAGTATATGTTTTCCGTTAAGTAA
- the prli42 gene encoding stressosome-associated protein Prli42 encodes MHKKAQKVMIYVMLISMLVTTLLAGASMFW; translated from the coding sequence ATGCATAAAAAAGCTCAAAAAGTTATGATTTATGTAATGCTAATTTCTATGCTTGTAACAACATTACTTGCTGGCGCGAGTATGTTTTGGTAA
- a CDS encoding NUDIX hydrolase, which yields MGYVEELRKIVGHRPLILVGAVVLVINENGYVLLQQRTEPYGKWGLPGGLMELSESPEETACREVYEETGIKVKNLQLINVFSGANYFTKLANGDEFQSVTTAYYTDEYDGDFVMNKEEAVQLTFFPLTELPDYIVGSHKKMIVEYMKIMEKKI from the coding sequence ATGGGATATGTAGAAGAATTACGAAAAATAGTTGGTCATCGCCCTTTAATTTTAGTTGGTGCTGTTGTACTCGTTATAAATGAAAATGGATATGTATTATTACAACAAAGAACAGAGCCTTATGGAAAATGGGGGCTGCCTGGCGGATTAATGGAGCTTAGTGAATCACCAGAAGAAACAGCTTGCCGTGAAGTATACGAAGAAACAGGGATAAAAGTGAAGAACCTACAATTAATCAACGTATTTTCTGGAGCGAATTATTTTACAAAATTAGCAAACGGCGATGAATTTCAATCTGTAACGACTGCTTATTATACGGATGAATACGATGGAGATTTTGTTATGAATAAAGAAGAAGCGGTTCAGCTTACATTCTTCCCACTAACAGAACTACCTGACTATATTGTGGGATCGCATAAAAAAATGATTGTTGAATATATGAAAATTATGGAAAAAAAGATATAA
- a CDS encoding tripeptidase T, with product MINQERLVNEFMELVQVDSETKFEAEICKVLTKKFTDLGVEVFEDDTMAVTGHGAGNLICTLPATKDGVDTIYFTSHMDTVVPGNGIKPSIKDGYIVSDGTTILGADDKAGLASMFEAIRVLKEKNIPHGTIEFIITVGEESGLVGAKALDRERITAKYGYALDSDGKVGEIVVAAPTQAKVNAIIRGKTAHAGVAPEKGVSAITIAAKAIAKMPLGRIDSETTANIGRFEGGTQTNIVCDHVQIFAEARSLINEKMEAQVVKMKEAFETTAKEMGGHADVEVNVMYPGFKFADGDHVVEVAKRAAEKIGRTPSLHQSGGGSDANVIAGHGIPTVNLAVGYEEIHTTNEKIPVEELAKTAELVVAIIEEVAK from the coding sequence ATGATTAATCAAGAACGTTTAGTAAATGAATTTATGGAATTAGTACAAGTAGATTCTGAAACGAAATTTGAAGCAGAAATTTGCAAAGTATTAACAAAGAAATTCACAGATTTAGGTGTAGAAGTATTTGAAGATGACACAATGGCTGTTACTGGGCATGGTGCAGGTAACTTAATTTGTACATTACCAGCAACAAAAGATGGTGTTGATACAATTTACTTTACTTCTCATATGGATACAGTAGTTCCTGGTAATGGAATTAAGCCTTCTATTAAAGATGGATATATCGTATCAGATGGTACTACAATTTTAGGTGCGGATGATAAAGCAGGATTAGCATCCATGTTCGAAGCAATCCGTGTTTTAAAAGAGAAAAACATCCCTCATGGTACAATTGAATTTATTATTACAGTTGGAGAAGAATCTGGTCTTGTTGGTGCAAAAGCATTAGATCGTGAGCGCATTACAGCGAAATACGGTTATGCATTAGATAGCGATGGAAAAGTTGGTGAAATCGTTGTTGCAGCTCCTACACAAGCGAAAGTGAATGCGATTATTCGCGGGAAAACAGCTCATGCTGGTGTAGCACCAGAAAAAGGTGTATCTGCAATTACGATCGCAGCGAAAGCAATTGCGAAGATGCCACTTGGACGTATTGATTCTGAAACAACTGCAAATATTGGACGTTTTGAAGGTGGTACACAAACGAATATCGTTTGCGATCACGTGCAAATCTTTGCAGAAGCGCGTTCTTTAATCAATGAAAAAATGGAAGCACAAGTTGTAAAAATGAAAGAAGCATTTGAAACAACTGCAAAAGAAATGGGCGGTCACGCAGACGTTGAAGTAAACGTTATGTATCCAGGATTTAAATTTGCTGATGGCGATCACGTTGTAGAAGTTGCAAAACGTGCAGCTGAAAAAATTGGTCGTACACCTTCTCTTCACCAAAGTGGTGGCGGAAGTGATGCAAACGTAATTGCAGGACATGGTATTCCAACAGTTAACTTAGCGGTTGGTTATGAAGAAATTCATACAACAAACGAAAAGATTCCTGTTGAAGAATTAGCGAAAACAGCAGAATTAGTTGTTGCAATTATTGAAGAAGTAGCGAAGTAA
- a CDS encoding transporter substrate-binding domain-containing protein produces MKKLLSISFALILIVSMFSACSNGEEKTTGKNKKVLVMGTSADYKPYEYVEASKSDEIIGFDVDVAKYIGKELGYEVKVKDMDFGGLLASLSSGKVDFVMAGMTPTAERKNNVDFTDIYFVAKNMVVSKKDSNIKSVEDLKGKKVGVQTGSIQEEKAAEFKKQVDFKVEGRDRIPEIVQEIKAGRFDAAIIEDTVAKNYVEKMKDLQGIEIQEAPEEVGAAIALPKNSDKTAEFNKVIKKMQENGEMDKLVKKWFGSEK; encoded by the coding sequence ATGAAGAAGTTATTATCAATATCGTTTGCACTTATTTTAATTGTAAGTATGTTCAGTGCTTGTAGTAATGGGGAAGAAAAGACTACTGGGAAAAATAAGAAAGTACTGGTTATGGGGACTTCAGCAGATTATAAGCCATATGAATACGTAGAAGCTTCAAAAAGTGATGAAATTATCGGCTTTGATGTTGATGTTGCTAAATATATCGGAAAAGAACTTGGTTATGAAGTGAAAGTGAAAGATATGGATTTTGGTGGTTTATTAGCATCTCTTAGCTCAGGAAAAGTTGATTTCGTAATGGCAGGTATGACGCCGACTGCAGAGCGTAAAAATAATGTTGATTTCACAGATATTTATTTCGTTGCGAAAAATATGGTTGTTTCTAAAAAGGATTCTAACATTAAATCTGTAGAGGATTTAAAAGGGAAAAAAGTAGGGGTACAAACAGGATCTATTCAAGAAGAGAAAGCGGCAGAATTTAAAAAACAAGTAGATTTCAAAGTTGAGGGACGTGACCGTATACCAGAAATTGTACAAGAAATTAAAGCAGGTCGTTTTGATGCCGCAATTATAGAAGACACAGTTGCTAAAAATTATGTAGAGAAAATGAAAGATTTACAAGGAATTGAAATTCAAGAAGCGCCAGAAGAAGTTGGAGCAGCAATTGCCCTTCCGAAAAACAGTGACAAAACAGCTGAATTTAATAAAGTAATTAAAAAAATGCAAGAAAATGGAGAAATGGATAAATTAGTGAAGAAATGGTTTGGCAGCGAAAAATAA
- a CDS encoding GNAT family N-acetyltransferase: protein MMKIYETNRLHLREIDESYAEKVLQYYDRNREFLKAWEEYRPDDFFTLDYQKKKLQKDRKEIAEGKIIRLWIFKKGDDTKIIGCISFNLIVRGIYQSCVLGYKLDKAELNKGYTTEALRKAIQVAFEEFQLHRIEAPIMPRNLASIQVVTKIGFQYEGVSRKMLMVNGVWEDHMRWVLLNE from the coding sequence ATGATGAAAATATATGAAACAAATCGTTTACATTTAAGGGAAATTGATGAGTCGTATGCTGAAAAAGTTCTTCAATATTACGACAGAAATCGTGAATTTTTAAAAGCTTGGGAAGAGTATAGACCGGATGATTTTTTTACGTTAGATTATCAAAAGAAAAAGTTGCAAAAGGATAGAAAAGAGATCGCAGAAGGTAAAATCATCAGGCTTTGGATTTTTAAAAAGGGTGATGATACGAAAATAATTGGATGTATTTCATTTAATTTAATTGTTCGCGGAATTTATCAATCTTGTGTACTTGGCTATAAATTAGATAAGGCAGAGTTAAACAAAGGTTATACGACAGAAGCGCTTAGAAAAGCGATTCAAGTTGCTTTTGAGGAATTTCAATTACATCGTATAGAAGCACCGATTATGCCACGAAATTTAGCATCTATACAAGTCGTGACGAAGATAGGTTTTCAATATGAGGGTGTGTCTAGGAAGATGTTAATGGTTAACGGAGTGTGGGAAGATCATATGCGCTGGGTATTGTTAAATGAGTAA
- a CDS encoding YjdF family protein, producing MELTVYHDGQFFVGIITCKEKGKLYGARYIFGTEPSDEEILIFVNGPMLAYFQHFAKCGVEVKEKKRPKNIKRIIRQVAKEVNVNRFTKAQEAISLSYELHKQEKKVQSKEKREAEKQRRRLIKVQKAKQKHRGH from the coding sequence ATGGAGTTGACAGTATATCACGATGGCCAATTTTTTGTTGGGATCATTACATGTAAAGAAAAAGGGAAATTGTATGGAGCAAGGTATATTTTTGGAACCGAGCCGTCAGACGAAGAAATACTTATATTTGTAAATGGTCCAATGTTAGCGTATTTTCAGCACTTTGCAAAATGTGGCGTGGAAGTGAAAGAAAAAAAGCGTCCAAAAAATATAAAGCGTATCATACGACAAGTAGCAAAAGAAGTAAATGTAAACCGTTTTACTAAGGCACAAGAGGCAATTAGCTTATCCTATGAACTGCATAAACAAGAAAAGAAAGTGCAATCTAAGGAGAAGCGTGAGGCTGAAAAACAAAGAAGACGTTTAATCAAAGTACAAAAAGCAAAGCAAAAACATCGTGGTCATTAA
- a CDS encoding aromatic acid exporter family protein, with amino-acid sequence MFKIGYRTVKTAIGTGAAVFIAQLLGLEFYSSAGILVILCVQNTKRKSLQVSLHRFLACVLSMVFAFCIFETIGYTPLAISVLLLTFIPTAVMLKIQEGIVTSSVIVMHLYSLKQITWLIVGNEIAILTIGISVALLVNMYMPSSENKLKEYQDKIESNFKTILFEMVVYLRNRESSWSGAELIETENMLNEARDLSFKKLENAFMREDGYYYRYFNMRMQQFEILERMIPLAASLSWTYEQADMIADVVENIGNAISPESTGVISLRQLQEMRELFRDMPLPVTREEFEIRAKLVQLVYEMEQYLLIKSRFKGKDNIKELI; translated from the coding sequence ATGTTCAAAATTGGATACCGTACAGTAAAAACAGCAATAGGGACAGGTGCAGCAGTTTTTATTGCTCAGTTATTAGGATTAGAATTTTATAGCTCAGCGGGTATTTTAGTTATATTATGTGTACAAAATACGAAACGTAAATCACTTCAAGTATCGTTACATCGTTTTTTAGCTTGTGTATTATCAATGGTATTCGCGTTTTGTATTTTTGAAACAATTGGATATACACCGCTAGCAATTAGCGTATTATTACTTACATTTATTCCGACTGCAGTAATGCTTAAAATTCAAGAAGGTATTGTCACGAGTTCAGTTATTGTGATGCATCTATATTCATTGAAACAAATTACATGGCTTATTGTTGGAAATGAAATTGCGATATTAACGATAGGGATTAGCGTGGCTTTATTAGTGAATATGTATATGCCAAGTAGTGAAAATAAGTTGAAAGAGTATCAGGACAAAATAGAAAGTAATTTTAAAACGATTTTGTTTGAAATGGTCGTTTATTTACGAAACAGGGAAAGTAGTTGGAGCGGAGCAGAACTTATTGAAACTGAAAATATGCTAAATGAAGCAAGGGATTTATCGTTTAAGAAGCTTGAGAATGCATTCATGCGAGAAGATGGCTATTACTATCGTTACTTTAATATGCGCATGCAACAGTTCGAAATTTTAGAGCGGATGATACCATTAGCAGCTTCTTTATCATGGACATACGAACAAGCTGACATGATTGCGGATGTGGTTGAAAACATTGGAAATGCCATTAGTCCTGAGAGTACTGGGGTTATCTCTTTAAGACAGCTTCAAGAAATGAGAGAATTATTTAGGGACATGCCATTGCCAGTTACACGCGAAGAATTTGAGATACGTGCGAAACTTGTTCAACTTGTATATGAAATGGAGCAATATTTACTCATTAAAAGTCGTTTTAAGGGAAAGGATAATATAAAAGAACTTATATAG
- a CDS encoding amino acid ABC transporter permease encodes MNLDFSAITPSIPYILKGLEVTLKIVAVSALVGFILGMLLALCKIARIRALNIAADLYTSIFRGTPLVLQLMIIYFGVPQIIGYEIPAFVAAVLAFSLNSGAYMSEVIRAGIQAVDKGQTEAAMALGVPYGKMMRNIIFPQALKNILPALVNEFATLTKESAVVTVIGATDLMRRAYIVGGETFKYLEPLLFVGLIYYMLVIILTLVGKAIEGRMKKSD; translated from the coding sequence ATGAATTTAGATTTTTCGGCGATTACGCCTTCGATACCATATATATTAAAAGGCTTAGAAGTTACTTTGAAAATTGTAGCAGTATCAGCGCTAGTAGGGTTTATTTTAGGAATGCTATTAGCACTCTGCAAAATTGCTAGAATACGAGCATTAAATATAGCGGCAGATCTTTATACATCAATTTTCCGTGGTACACCACTTGTATTGCAATTAATGATTATTTATTTCGGTGTCCCGCAAATAATTGGTTATGAAATACCGGCATTCGTAGCGGCTGTATTAGCATTTAGTTTGAATTCAGGTGCATATATGTCAGAAGTAATCCGTGCGGGCATTCAAGCGGTTGATAAAGGACAAACAGAAGCAGCGATGGCTTTAGGCGTTCCTTATGGGAAAATGATGCGAAATATCATTTTCCCTCAAGCATTAAAAAACATATTACCAGCGCTTGTGAACGAGTTTGCAACACTTACGAAAGAATCAGCTGTAGTAACAGTAATAGGAGCGACAGATTTAATGCGCCGTGCTTACATCGTAGGTGGCGAGACGTTTAAATATCTTGAACCATTACTTTTTGTTGGACTGATTTATTATATGTTAGTCATTATTCTTACATTAGTCGGGAAGGCAATTGAAGGGAGAATGAAGAAAAGTGATTAA
- a CDS encoding DNA polymerase IV encodes MREMYPKKGRVILHVDMNCFFASVEIAHDPSLQGKPLAVAGNEKERKGIIITCSYEAREYGIRTTMPLWEAKRLCPQLVVRRPNFTLYREASFQMFQILSRFTEKIQPVSIDEGYLDITDCYALGSPLEIAKMIQQALLTELQLPCSIGIAPNLFLAKTASDMKKPLGITVLRKRDIPEMIWPLPVGAMHGIGEKTAEKLNDIHIQTIEQLAKGNEHIIRAKIGKHGVDLKRRAKGMDDREVDPSQMGQHKSVGNSMTFSKDMDEEKELLDMLERLSKSVSKRLQKRTLVSYNIQIMIKYHDRRTVTRSKQLKNAIWEERDIFQAASRLWKQHWDGDSVRLLGVTATEIEWKTESVKQLDLFSFEEDAKEEPLLAVIDQINDKYGMPILQRGSQLLRKQEKSFQQKLENKFM; translated from the coding sequence ATGCGAGAAATGTATCCGAAAAAGGGTCGTGTTATTTTACATGTAGATATGAATTGTTTTTTCGCATCTGTTGAAATTGCTCATGACCCATCATTACAAGGAAAGCCGTTAGCGGTTGCTGGAAATGAAAAAGAAAGAAAAGGAATTATTATAACATGTAGTTATGAGGCGAGAGAATATGGAATACGTACAACGATGCCTCTTTGGGAAGCAAAAAGGTTATGCCCGCAATTAGTTGTAAGGCGCCCTAATTTTACATTATATCGTGAAGCTTCATTTCAAATGTTTCAAATCCTTTCTCGTTTTACGGAAAAAATACAACCAGTCTCTATAGATGAGGGATATTTAGATATTACAGATTGCTACGCACTCGGTTCGCCTCTTGAAATAGCAAAGATGATTCAACAAGCATTATTAACAGAGTTACAGCTACCCTGTAGCATTGGAATTGCTCCAAACCTTTTCCTAGCAAAAACAGCTTCTGATATGAAAAAGCCTCTCGGTATTACTGTGCTTCGAAAACGAGATATTCCAGAAATGATTTGGCCACTTCCGGTTGGAGCGATGCATGGAATTGGAGAAAAAACAGCTGAAAAATTAAATGATATTCATATACAAACAATTGAGCAGTTAGCAAAAGGAAACGAGCATATCATTCGCGCTAAAATTGGAAAGCATGGTGTTGATTTAAAGCGGCGGGCAAAAGGTATGGATGATAGGGAAGTTGATCCGAGTCAAATGGGACAACATAAAAGCGTTGGTAACTCGATGACTTTTTCAAAGGATATGGATGAAGAGAAAGAATTACTTGATATGTTAGAACGGCTATCAAAATCAGTGAGTAAAAGATTACAAAAGCGAACTCTTGTCAGCTATAATATTCAAATTATGATTAAATATCATGATAGGCGGACGGTAACGCGGAGTAAGCAATTGAAAAATGCCATTTGGGAAGAACGAGATATTTTTCAGGCAGCATCTCGTTTATGGAAGCAACATTGGGATGGTGATTCCGTTCGTTTACTAGGTGTTACAGCTACTGAAATAGAGTGGAAGACAGAATCGGTGAAACAATTAGATTTATTTTCATTTGAAGAAGATGCGAAAGAAGAGCCGCTACTAGCTGTCATCGATCAAATTAATGATAAATATGGAATGCCGATTTTACAGCGAGGTAGTCAACTATTACGTAAGCAAGAAAAGTCTTTTCAACAAAAATTAGAAAATAAATTTATGTAG
- a CDS encoding amino acid ABC transporter ATP-binding protein: MIKIENLHKSFGKNEVLKGITTTIEKGEVVAIIGPSGSGKSTFLRCMNVLEAPTNGHIWIGTEEVTNPKTNIMHVRENVGMVFQHFHLFPHMTVLENITYAPIHVKGVTKQEAEKKAEKLLEKVGLLDKKDTYPNRLSGGQKQRVAIARALAMEPEVMLFDEPTSALDPEMVKEVLEVMKSLVTTGMTMAIVTHEMGFAKEVADRVLFLDGGKLVEDSAPAEFFAAPKSERAQQFLQKIL; the protein is encoded by the coding sequence GTGATTAAAATTGAAAACCTTCATAAATCATTTGGAAAAAACGAAGTATTAAAAGGAATTACAACAACGATTGAAAAAGGGGAAGTAGTAGCAATTATTGGACCGTCTGGATCAGGGAAATCAACATTTTTACGTTGTATGAATGTGTTAGAAGCACCGACGAATGGTCACATTTGGATTGGAACGGAAGAAGTAACGAATCCGAAAACGAATATTATGCACGTTCGTGAAAATGTCGGAATGGTATTTCAACATTTTCACCTATTTCCTCATATGACTGTATTAGAAAATATTACGTATGCTCCTATTCATGTAAAAGGAGTAACGAAACAAGAAGCTGAAAAGAAAGCCGAGAAACTTTTAGAGAAGGTCGGTTTATTAGATAAAAAAGATACGTATCCGAATCGTCTTTCGGGCGGACAGAAGCAACGTGTAGCAATTGCGAGAGCGTTAGCGATGGAACCGGAAGTGATGTTATTCGATGAACCTACATCAGCACTAGATCCAGAGATGGTGAAAGAAGTATTAGAAGTTATGAAATCATTAGTTACGACAGGAATGACAATGGCGATTGTTACACATGAAATGGGATTCGCGAAAGAAGTAGCTGATCGTGTTCTCTTTTTAGATGGTGGAAAGCTTGTAGAAGATAGTGCACCAGCAGAATTTTTTGCAGCACCGAAAAGTGAACGTGCGCAACAATTTTTACAAAAAATATTGTAA
- a CDS encoding BrxA/BrxB family bacilliredoxin has protein sequence MNDVVRQAREEIVSAGYTELTTPEAVEEAFKRNGTTLVMVNSVCGCAGGIARPAAAHSVHYDKRPNHLVTVFAGQDKEATARAREYFEGYPPSSPSFALLKDGKIVTMVERHEIEGHEPMQVIAKLQSYFEENCEEL, from the coding sequence ATGAATGATGTTGTCCGCCAAGCACGTGAAGAGATTGTCTCTGCTGGATATACAGAATTAACGACGCCAGAAGCAGTAGAAGAAGCGTTTAAAAGAAATGGAACAACACTTGTAATGGTAAACTCTGTATGTGGCTGTGCAGGCGGTATTGCTCGTCCTGCTGCTGCGCATTCCGTACATTATGATAAACGACCTAACCATCTTGTAACGGTGTTTGCAGGTCAAGATAAAGAAGCGACAGCAAGAGCTCGTGAATATTTCGAAGGGTATCCACCTTCTTCTCCATCATTTGCTTTATTAAAAGATGGAAAAATTGTAACGATGGTAGAGCGTCATGAAATTGAAGGTCATGAACCGATGCAAGTTATTGCAAAACTACAATCTTATTTCGAAGAGAATTGTGAAGAACTATAA
- a CDS encoding DUF3894 domain-containing protein translates to MYLNPKISYMQFFMGFLFVITFMLATFNICSYLVAIVCMALLNLTFVIGAFQQKQYTSFVIALVMSFSFIIVAIVLYIK, encoded by the coding sequence ATGTACTTGAATCCAAAAATTTCGTATATGCAATTTTTTATGGGATTTCTATTTGTTATTACATTCATGTTGGCAACTTTTAATATATGTTCTTATCTTGTAGCAATTGTATGTATGGCATTACTCAATCTTACTTTTGTTATTGGAGCATTTCAGCAGAAACAATATACAAGTTTTGTAATAGCACTTGTAATGTCATTTTCCTTTATTATTGTAGCGATTGTGCTTTATATAAAATAA